In Anaeromicrobium sediminis, the DNA window ATATTCTCCGCGTGTAAAAAAGCTTGCAATAACAATTATTAATATTCCAATAAATAAATACTTTTCAAATTTAACTAATAGATTTAAATTTGCTAGTTTTTCATTATCTATAAGAGAGGTTGTAAGTATAGCAGTAGCTAATATAGCACCACCTTGAAAACCTCCCCCAGGTGATAAGTGTCCATTTATTATAATATAAAATCCAAATAAAAGCATAAATGGAAATAACAATCTACATATACAAACCAGAATTTGTGAAAATTTCATCCTATCAAATCCTTCCTTTTAAAGGTATTGTCAAAGAACTTCATCTTCTCTTTTAGACATAAATAGTATTCCGGCTACAGTTATAAGTAAAATACTAGCTTCAAATATTGAGTCGAAGAGTCTGTAATCTAAATAGATGCCAGTTACTATATTTTTTGAACCTGTTTCTTGGTAGGTGTTTTTTAAATAATATTCCTTGCTATCATAGCTTCTATGTTCTTTAGAGTCAAAAACAGCAGAGGAAAAAGAAATTAACAATACTAGCAACATGCCGATTAAAAGAAAGTTTTTAATCATATGTCTCACCTTCTCTTACTTTAAGGACAACTACCCTATCATATTTTTCAGTTATCTGCTCTAGTTTGTTCATTAGAATGCTAGACTCTTTTCCTTTGATTAAATAATTTTCAGTATTAGGACATTTATCTATTATTAAATCAACATCTCTCTGTC includes these proteins:
- a CDS encoding MnhB domain-containing protein, with translation MKFSQILVCICRLLFPFMLLFGFYIIINGHLSPGGGFQGGAILATAILTTSLIDNEKLANLNLLVKFEKYLFIGILIIVIASFFTRGEYFTNFLPVNSDMNLKKIFLVILNFFIGIKVATGLVAIFSIFIEEGR
- a CDS encoding hydrogen gas-evolving membrane-bound hydrogenase subunit E, with translation MIKNFLLIGMLLVLLISFSSAVFDSKEHRSYDSKEYYLKNTYQETGSKNIVTGIYLDYRLFDSIFEASILLITVAGILFMSKREDEVL